One genomic window of Bactrocera dorsalis isolate Fly_Bdor chromosome 4, ASM2337382v1, whole genome shotgun sequence includes the following:
- the LOC105224140 gene encoding ecotropic viral integration site 5 ortholog isoform X2, with amino-acid sequence MTLTTATQPESSKKMDAKCAAEENLPSSEMDLLAKLEAANKLIESDAKSLNSLHSTHSRKNSDTSQISLTSTGNSNAEEDIWTQWATILSDWEGALKRKNPCVRDLVRRGIPHHFRAIVWQQLCGASDTDKKQYADYIKATSACEKVIRRDIARTYPEVDFFKEKDGPGQEALFNVIKAYSLHDREVGYCQGSGFIVGLLLMQMPEEEAFAVLVQIMQQHRMRDMFKPSMSELGLCMYQLESLVQEQIPEMHIHFQQQGFQTTMYASSWFLTLYTTTLNLNLSCRIMDVFLSEGMEFIFKVALALLLLGKETLLCLDMEAMLKFFQKELPGRVEADPEAFFNLAYSIKINTKRMKKMEKEYQDLKKKEQEEMVELRRLRRENRLLKQRNDLLEAESAELADRLVRGQVSRAEEEETSYAIQTELMQLRRSYLEVSHQLENANEEVRGLSLRLQENNVSIDSVSNAQPPVKEIKNNSRQSSIDELCMKEEALKQRDEMVSCLLEELVKVRQSLAESEDQIRNLKSKIEELEEDKKTLRETTPDNSVAHLQDELIASKLREAEASLSLKDLKQRVQELSTQWQRQLQENRNDHSQQPVDSTPKKLLTNFFDTSKSNEHTQRLEEELMTTRIREMETLTELKELRLKVMELETQVQVSTNQLRRQDEENKKLREQLEQAVSREKEMANKAREQQHRYSDLESRMKDELMNVKIKFTEQSQTVAELKQEISRLETKNSEILAEGELRSNLDESDKVRDLQDRLADLKAELTAIRSRGKYPINKLRSSSIQSIESNEIDFNELNMRRESAELSTT; translated from the exons ATGACCCTAACCACTGCTACACAACCGGAGAGTAGCAAAAAAATGGATGCCAAGTGTGCGGCTGAGGAGAATTTGCCATCATCAGAAATGGATCTATTAGCCAAATTGGAGGCCGCTAACAAGCTCATCGAGAGCGACGCAAAAAGTTTGAATTCGTTGCATTCGACGCATAGCCGTAAGAATTCCGACACCAGTCAAATCAGTTTGACTTCAA CTGGCAACTCGAATGCTGAGGAAGACATTTGGACGCAATGGGCGACCATATTGAGCGATTGGGAGGGTGCGCTGAAGCGTAAAAATCCATGTGTACGCGATCTGGTGCGTCGCGGCATACCGCATCACTTCCG AGCTATTGTGTGGCAACAACTATGTGGTGCCTCTGATACGGACAAAAAACAATATGCTGACTACATTAAGGCCACCTCGGCCTGCGAGAAAGTTATTCGCCGAGATATTGCACGCACCTATCCGGAGGTGGATTTCTTCAAAGAGAAGGATGGTCCTGGTCAAGAGGCGCTCTTCAATGTGATTAAAGCATATTCGTTGCACGATCGTGAGGTGGGCTACTGTCAGGGTTCCGGTTTCATTGTGGGATTGCTGTTGATGCAG ATGCCCGAGGAGGAAGCTTTCGCTGTGCTCGTACAAATCATGCAACAGCACCGCATGCGCGACATGTTCAAGCCATCCATGTCGGAATTGGGTCTGTGCATGTATCAACTTGAGAGTTTGGTGCAAGAGCAGATACCCGAAATGCACATACACTTTCAACAGCAG GGTTTCCAAACAACCATGTACGCTTCCAGCTGGTTCCTTACACTTTACACCACTACACTCAATCTAAATCTAAGTTGCCGCATAATGGATGTATTTCTTAGCGAAGGCATGGAGTTTATATTCAAAGTGGCACTGGCGTTACTTCTGCTGGGCAAGGAGACGCTATTGTGCTTGGACATGGAGGCGATGTTGAAG TTCTTCCAAAAGGAGCTGCCCGGTCGCGTCGAAGCCGATCCTGAAGCATTTTTCAATTTAGCTTACTCCATTAAAATCAACACGAAACGCATGAAGAAAATGGAAAAGGAGTATCAAGACTTGAAGAAGAAGGAGCAAGAGGAAATGGTAGAATTGCGTCGTTTACGACGTGAGAATCGTTTGTTGAAACAGCGCAACGACTTATTAGAGGCTGAAAGTGCCGAATTGGCCGATCGTCTGGTGCGCGGGCAGGTCTCACGCGCCGAAGAGGAGGAAACTAG TTATGCAATTCAAACAGAACTGATGCAGCTTCGTCGCTCATATCTCGAAGTGTCACATCAGTTGGAAAATGCCAACGAAGAAGTGCGTGGTTTAAGTCTACGTTTACAGGAAAAT AATGTATCCATCGATAGTGTAAGTAATGCGCAGCCGCCGGTGAAGGAAATAAAg AACAATTCACGTCAATCATCCATCGATGAGTTGTGCATGAAGGAAGAGGCGCTTAAACAACGCGATGAGATGGTCTCATGCCTGCTCGAAGAGTTAGTCAAAGTGCGTCAAAGTTTGGCCGAGAGTGAAGATCAAATACGCAATCTCAAATCGAAAATCGAGGAACTCGAAGAGGACAAAAAGACACTACGTGAAACTACGCCCGACAATTCGGTTGCACATTTGCAAGACGAACTGATTGCCAGTAAATTGCGTGAAGCCGAGGCTAGTCTCTCACTGAAGGATCTCAAACAACGCGTGCAAGAGCTGAGCACACAGTGGCAACGCCAATTGCAGGAAAACCGCAACGATCACAGCCAACAGCCTGTTGATTCGACACCAAAGAAATTGCTTACGAATTTCTTCGATACTTCCAAGTCGAATGAGCATACGCAACGCTTGGAGGAAGAGTTGATGACAACACGCATACGTGAAATGGAAACGCTCACAGAGTTGAAGGAGTTGCGCTTAAAG gttatggAACTCGAAACACAAGTGCAAGTATCAACAAATCAGCTGCGTCGTCAGGATGAGGAGAATAAGAAATTGCGCGAACAACTTGAACAGGCTGTAAGTCGCGAGAAAGAAATGGCCAACAAAGCGCGTGAGCAACAACACag atatTCCGATTTGGAGTCTCGCATGAAGGATGAGTTGATGAATGTGAAGATTAAATTTACTGAACAAAGTCAAACTGTTGCTGAACTGAAGCAAGAAATATCGCGGTTGGAAACAaag aattcGGAAATCTTAGCTGAAGGCGAGCTGCGCTCCAATTTAGATGAATCAGACAAGGTGCGTGATCTGCAGGATCGTCTGGCTGATCTCAAAGCAGAG TTAACCGCCATTCGAAGTCGTGGCAAATATCCAATTAATAAACTGCGCAGCTCGTCGATACAATCGATCGAATCCAACGAGATCGACTTCAACGAATTGAATATGCGACGTGAGAGCGCCGAATTGTCAACCACATAA
- the LOC105224140 gene encoding ecotropic viral integration site 5 ortholog isoform X3, whose product MTLTTATQPESSKKMDAKCAAEENLPSSEMDLLAKLEAANKLIESDAKSLNSLHSTHSRKNSDTSQISLTSSKSGNSNAEEDIWTQWATILSDWEGALKRKNPCVRDLVRRGIPHHFRAIVWQQLCGASDTDKKQYADYIKATSACEKVIRRDIARTYPEVDFFKEKDGPGQEALFNVIKAYSLHDREVGYCQGSGFIVGLLLMQMPEEEAFAVLVQIMQQHRMRDMFKPSMSELGLCMYQLESLVQEQIPEMHIHFQQQGFQTTMYASSWFLTLYTTTLNLNLSCRIMDVFLSEGMEFIFKVALALLLLGKETLLCLDMEAMLKFFQKELPGRVEADPEAFFNLAYSIKINTKRMKKMEKEYQDLKKKEQEEMVELRRLRRENRLLKQRNDLLEAESAELADRLVRGQVSRAEEEETSYAIQTELMQLRRSYLEVSHQLENANEEVRGLSLRLQENNNSRQSSIDELCMKEEALKQRDEMVSCLLEELVKVRQSLAESEDQIRNLKSKIEELEEDKKTLRETTPDNSVAHLQDELIASKLREAEASLSLKDLKQRVQELSTQWQRQLQENRNDHSQQPVDSTPKKLLTNFFDTSKSNEHTQRLEEELMTTRIREMETLTELKELRLKVMELETQVQVSTNQLRRQDEENKKLREQLEQAVSREKEMANKAREQQHRYSDLESRMKDELMNVKIKFTEQSQTVAELKQEISRLETKNSEILAEGELRSNLDESDKVRDLQDRLADLKAELTAIRSRGKYPINKLRSSSIQSIESNEIDFNELNMRRESAELSTT is encoded by the exons ATGACCCTAACCACTGCTACACAACCGGAGAGTAGCAAAAAAATGGATGCCAAGTGTGCGGCTGAGGAGAATTTGCCATCATCAGAAATGGATCTATTAGCCAAATTGGAGGCCGCTAACAAGCTCATCGAGAGCGACGCAAAAAGTTTGAATTCGTTGCATTCGACGCATAGCCGTAAGAATTCCGACACCAGTCAAATCAGTTTGACTTCAAGTAAGt CTGGCAACTCGAATGCTGAGGAAGACATTTGGACGCAATGGGCGACCATATTGAGCGATTGGGAGGGTGCGCTGAAGCGTAAAAATCCATGTGTACGCGATCTGGTGCGTCGCGGCATACCGCATCACTTCCG AGCTATTGTGTGGCAACAACTATGTGGTGCCTCTGATACGGACAAAAAACAATATGCTGACTACATTAAGGCCACCTCGGCCTGCGAGAAAGTTATTCGCCGAGATATTGCACGCACCTATCCGGAGGTGGATTTCTTCAAAGAGAAGGATGGTCCTGGTCAAGAGGCGCTCTTCAATGTGATTAAAGCATATTCGTTGCACGATCGTGAGGTGGGCTACTGTCAGGGTTCCGGTTTCATTGTGGGATTGCTGTTGATGCAG ATGCCCGAGGAGGAAGCTTTCGCTGTGCTCGTACAAATCATGCAACAGCACCGCATGCGCGACATGTTCAAGCCATCCATGTCGGAATTGGGTCTGTGCATGTATCAACTTGAGAGTTTGGTGCAAGAGCAGATACCCGAAATGCACATACACTTTCAACAGCAG GGTTTCCAAACAACCATGTACGCTTCCAGCTGGTTCCTTACACTTTACACCACTACACTCAATCTAAATCTAAGTTGCCGCATAATGGATGTATTTCTTAGCGAAGGCATGGAGTTTATATTCAAAGTGGCACTGGCGTTACTTCTGCTGGGCAAGGAGACGCTATTGTGCTTGGACATGGAGGCGATGTTGAAG TTCTTCCAAAAGGAGCTGCCCGGTCGCGTCGAAGCCGATCCTGAAGCATTTTTCAATTTAGCTTACTCCATTAAAATCAACACGAAACGCATGAAGAAAATGGAAAAGGAGTATCAAGACTTGAAGAAGAAGGAGCAAGAGGAAATGGTAGAATTGCGTCGTTTACGACGTGAGAATCGTTTGTTGAAACAGCGCAACGACTTATTAGAGGCTGAAAGTGCCGAATTGGCCGATCGTCTGGTGCGCGGGCAGGTCTCACGCGCCGAAGAGGAGGAAACTAG TTATGCAATTCAAACAGAACTGATGCAGCTTCGTCGCTCATATCTCGAAGTGTCACATCAGTTGGAAAATGCCAACGAAGAAGTGCGTGGTTTAAGTCTACGTTTACAGGAAAAT AACAATTCACGTCAATCATCCATCGATGAGTTGTGCATGAAGGAAGAGGCGCTTAAACAACGCGATGAGATGGTCTCATGCCTGCTCGAAGAGTTAGTCAAAGTGCGTCAAAGTTTGGCCGAGAGTGAAGATCAAATACGCAATCTCAAATCGAAAATCGAGGAACTCGAAGAGGACAAAAAGACACTACGTGAAACTACGCCCGACAATTCGGTTGCACATTTGCAAGACGAACTGATTGCCAGTAAATTGCGTGAAGCCGAGGCTAGTCTCTCACTGAAGGATCTCAAACAACGCGTGCAAGAGCTGAGCACACAGTGGCAACGCCAATTGCAGGAAAACCGCAACGATCACAGCCAACAGCCTGTTGATTCGACACCAAAGAAATTGCTTACGAATTTCTTCGATACTTCCAAGTCGAATGAGCATACGCAACGCTTGGAGGAAGAGTTGATGACAACACGCATACGTGAAATGGAAACGCTCACAGAGTTGAAGGAGTTGCGCTTAAAG gttatggAACTCGAAACACAAGTGCAAGTATCAACAAATCAGCTGCGTCGTCAGGATGAGGAGAATAAGAAATTGCGCGAACAACTTGAACAGGCTGTAAGTCGCGAGAAAGAAATGGCCAACAAAGCGCGTGAGCAACAACACag atatTCCGATTTGGAGTCTCGCATGAAGGATGAGTTGATGAATGTGAAGATTAAATTTACTGAACAAAGTCAAACTGTTGCTGAACTGAAGCAAGAAATATCGCGGTTGGAAACAaag aattcGGAAATCTTAGCTGAAGGCGAGCTGCGCTCCAATTTAGATGAATCAGACAAGGTGCGTGATCTGCAGGATCGTCTGGCTGATCTCAAAGCAGAG TTAACCGCCATTCGAAGTCGTGGCAAATATCCAATTAATAAACTGCGCAGCTCGTCGATACAATCGATCGAATCCAACGAGATCGACTTCAACGAATTGAATATGCGACGTGAGAGCGCCGAATTGTCAACCACATAA